TATGTGTAATCCATAAATTGATGTCAAATCATGATGGACATCAGTTAGCACAGTCAATATATTTTTCAGCTGGTCTTTACCATGTGAAAGTTATTCAGCCAAATCTATGAGCTGACTAGCACATCCACTGAAATTATAGTTGTCATGACAATGACTCCAGTGAAACAGCATAAATAAGTTCATGGGACTATGAAATGTTGGTTTGTGCTTTACAGTCACCCAATATCCCTCTACAGCTGTAAGTTTTTGGCTCAGTATACTAAGCACAGAGCAGACTTCTTTCTCCTGGATTTTTTAGTCTCTCCCTGATCTCCGCTCGACTCACTGCTAGATCCAGCTTTGTCCATTTGAGTTTTACTCCTCTGCGGGTTGCCCTTTCCACCGCGCAGAGCCGTACCATTGTCGCCGGACTGGTTGGCTTGAGCCTCCCCTGCAATGGCTGCAGAACTCATGCTGCTATCCCCGGCACTAGAATTTGACAAAATCAGAACAACAGAGCATAGCATGAAAAATTCTTACTAATACactaaaaaacaaggaaaagtagaaattacgcggtgcgtaatatatgtccccgccggaagtagcattcagtagcaaaatgtacaatataggtaaaaagatgaagatcaaaggtcaaagaggtcaaaggtcaaaattctatgtagaagttttgaagccctcacctagtgccatcacataaagcaaacggaatcgaaatcgggttagaaatggcgaaggagtagcattttgtagccaatgtacaatataggtaaaaaaatcaaggtcaaaggtcaaagaagtcaaaggtcaaaattctgtgtagaagttttgaagccctcacctagtgccatcacataaagcaaacggaatcgaaatcgggttagaaatggcgagggagtagcatttggtaggaaaatgtacaatacaggtcaaaaatcaaggtcaaaggtcaaagaagtcaaaggtcaaaattctgggtagaagttttgaagccctcacctaatgccatcacataaagcaaacggaatcaaaatcgggttacaaatggcgaaggagtagcattttgtaggcaatgtacaatataggtcaaaaatcaaggtcaaaggtcaaagaagtcaaaggtcaaaattctgtgtagaagttttgaagccctcacctagtgccatcatataaggcaaacggaatcaaaatcgggttagaaatggcgaaggagtagcattttgaagcaaaatgtacaatataggtcaaaggtcaaggtcaaaggtcacaactgaaattctgtatagaagtttcaaagctcccatgtagtgctatcatataaagcaaacagaatcaaaatcgggttagaaatggcgaaggagtagcattttgaacattttgatcacacacggacgcacacacggacacacggacggacggacacacggacggacggacacacggacacacacacgtacggagcccgtttcatagtcccctgctcgaactcgttcggcggggacaaaaaaagaccacaacaacaacaacagacaatgTGTAGATTGATTGTACATGAGTTGTCACCCGACTACCACCCCCAATACCCCCAGTACACTTTGTGAGTAATGCAGAGCACGAACAATTCACTTTACCAGtacttttgttctgtttttggttgttaaatttgtttttcttttattttttcatctacGCCTGACATAATCGGTTTAGGAGCCACAACCCATCTTGTACACTGTAGAAGTCTCTTGGCTGTTATACAGATTACAGACATGTTCCTTTCACAAAAAAGGGCATTGCCAGTGCCAGTACGTGGAAgttgttgaaaataaaggggACTGACAAatgaaagatagaaagaaaaaagagaggaagagatggtGAAATAAGAAAAGAGGTAggaagcacacactcacacaacaTGACATCATGTGTTCCAGAGATGGGAAGAATTATGGTAGGTTTGTATGTCTCGATGCTATTATTACTAGGGTTTATTTCAAGTACTTTTGATTAGAGTGGATAGAAATAACTTATTACCTCTCATCAGACCTGTCCGCATCCTGTAAAAGTAGATCGAGGAGCAAAATTGTCCCCGATTTGTTTTCGGCCGCGATGCGGTAGTGATCGTTGGCAGCCAGAGCCATGTCGAATTTCTTGATTTGGGACTTGCTGTCGAAGGAGGCCACCAGCTCTTCAGTGGGCAGGTGCCACGCCTTCAGGGTGCAGTCTCGGGAGGCGGTCAGTAGGTATTGGTCATCATCCGAGATATGTAGGTCCATGATTGCATGGTTGTGTCCCTCCAGAAAGCTAAGGCATCAAAACAAAGAAGTAGATACGGTTTATACAGAGTACGCCACTGGAATAATAGGCAGACCACACTTTTTAATGTACCCACACACAGACTGGTCATATCTGTTCAAAAGTGTTGCACTCGTAACTCTACAAATGGATAACTCGCAAATGCCTTTACGAGGACTTGTTGCACTGTCAGAAACTGAACTGATACATTGTATCTCCTGTGTGACTTCATCTTTTCTGTCGTCAACTATCTCCTTTGTTACAATTTGTCCACAAATTGCTTTTCTTTGAGCAATTTCATCCTGTTTTAAACAACTGGGTCACATTTCCAGTAAATTTGGCTAGTTAGACTGCTAGTACGTATTTCAACCATCTCTTCCCAACATCTATAAATACTAAAGGCCTATGCCAAGTTCTATATTGTCTTTGGGTACTGTTTTGGGGTACAGAGCACAAGATCCCTTTGGCACATCTGTGTCTGTTTTTCTGTCATCTCAGTATGATCCCACTCACTGGTCTTTGGAATCGTCATCTTCCAGAAAGTTCCACACGTGTAGCTGGTTCTGACCAGTGTGAGACCCCGACACGATCCTCTTTCCGTCATTGGTGAAGCCGACGCAGATGACCTCTGCCGTGTGAATGGTCAGTCTCTTGACCACCTTGCCCATGGAGTCGCCTTGCAGTGACCAGAGGAGACATGTGTTCCCAATGCCAGTGGCAGCATAGCGACCTATCAGAGGAAGCAGAAGAGTATCATGCTACTCTTTGATTCATGAagatatacctatatatatatatatatatatatatatatatatacaattgtatatatacacTTACATATATTTCATCATGTTATTTCAATTACATGTAATACCATATCCCAATTATACAAATTTATTGCAACGCAGGATTAACAATTTGTACAAAAAGGTGGGAGtgtcataaaacaaatacaaacaacagtGTAACATAAGTATAGTACATACACACCTGCAACTACAAGCACATATGAACCTACATATTATTCaaataaattatacaaatatacatgtatatacatgtatatatatatatatatatatatatatatatatatatatataaatatatacattgtatacgtgtacatgtatatcacataATCGGCATATAACATGAAATACAGTACAGGTGTATCTCTGACCACAAATTTGCCTATGATGGCTGCAGCATTTGTTACAATGGCATGTGTTATGCCATGCAAttctttcataaactcaatccTGTAAAAATGTTTCATCATTGCTTAGTCCATGATTCTGTTTATGCATCAggttaaccctttctgtaccagggactATGGACAGCATCTGCAACTACAGTGTAaagggttttctgtgccaattagccctcaaagcacacaaaaggATTCAACAAGACATTGgaactgatttaaaaaaaaaaaaaacataagatgACAAGATTAAATTTGGAAACTTTGTTTGGGAGGAGAAGAGGAGAAGATTGGTTGCATGAATTTGGTAATTCAATTTGTTTAGCGTAGGAAGACAAGAAGGCAAGATGAAGGAActagaataaaaatgaatttctgTAGGATGAGAAAACAATCTTCTCATTTTCCTATACTTCCAGTCCTGTGTAAGTCGACTTGCTGAATCTCCTCATCTCATATTCttaacattaaagggatcgtatagttttggctgagacctaatttcaggtttctaacattttttggtgagataatgagaaacctcgtatgaaatatgaaagagcatgtaattctttgattaattcaacgtttatttgatgaaaattggttttgaaatggctgagatatcccaaaaagagtgattctaataaagtgtgggacccacactttactacgatcgctttgttttacttcgtttttggatgtttcagtcattccaaaccagattttcatcaaataaactttgaattcctcttaaaatggtatgttctgtactacatcataagtgttttcttggtatctcacaaaaagttaaacgcccaattctcatctccaccaatactgtaccatccctttaaagcattCAGAGTCTTAAGAGATTTTGAAGATTCAGATtcatgggggcatttcatgaagcattttgtcggATATTCTTTCTGACAAACTTGCTCTCAaccagtcagatgcaaggatttcagtagcttataacagtttgtcagaaaaaaaaaatctgacgaAAGGCTTCataaaatcccccccccccccccccccccccccggtctggacattttttaatatatgtatatatatacatatacatatatagatatagaaatagatatagatatagatataatacatgtataattatatgcattcTACACTGACCATTGTTACATACAGCCAGACATCTCACTGCAATCTCCTGCTCCTTTGCAGAGAGCAGACATTCTCCCGTATCATAGTTCCAGATCCTAAGCATGCCTGTGCTGTCCCCTGACACAATGAAGATGTCTTCCCCCTGCATTGCGGTATCCACAAGCTCCACCGAACCTTCATGCCCTGTAAAAGACAAAATGAACACATCTCAGCATAGGAaacatcagcaaagtttgatgaaattcagaaaatccGCTGAAAAGTTtagaattttcaaagttttggtgcagtcatcgatggatgagaagactattattTGTGATTTCACATATgtatggattgtctgattttcctccaACTTCGCTGATGCGTTCTaataatatttctgcattccctGAATTCACATAATATACCAGTATTCAGGATTTATTCTCCTTTAAATTACATACCTTCCAAAGTAAGCCTGCAAGACTTGTTGTCGAGTTTCAAGACTTTCACCATCATGTCCTTGGACCCAGTCACCACCTCATCATCGCGCCCCAGTGCCATGCACAGGATTCCCTTCTTGTGCTCCTGGAGGTCAAAGGGTGGATCTGATTGGCCAGTTTGGTCCAAGTCCCACACCCTGACCACGCCCTCTTCCTTCAGCCCACCAATCAGCTTCTTCCCGTCCCGACTGATGAGGAATGTGTAGACAAACCCCACCTCCTGTCTGAAAACTTCGCAGCTGGCAAAGTTCCAAAACTTGACGCTGTCCTCCTTGCCGCTTGTCACGGCCGTCGATTTGTCCGGTGCTAAGGTCAGACCATACGCGTGTCCGTTGTGTCTCTCTCGCTTCATCACCTAAAGTTTGTCAACAGAGAGtgagggatagagagagagagagagagagagatgcatGATGGGAGAGAAGAGCGACAGAGAGGATGACGTTCACAATAGACACCACAGTGTGATTGGGATCTAGACTAAAATTAAATCGACAAATAAGATATGCTGAGGTAGAGTCTTGCACTTCTGTATgatcatccttggacaagatgttctGTCTAGGTCACACCCAAaactttatcattttgttgtcCGCTAGTTTTTCAGCAACACACATGAATGATTTTGATAAACCTTCACGTATTCAATATAATGTTAAAGAGGTGGTTATTTAGTTAAGCTTGAAAGAGGAATGGAAAGGCAATAAAACAATGAAGACAAGACAGGAAAACATTATCCCCATCATTCTATTATGCCATTTCTCAGTCTTCCGTTGTGATGACTGCATTGTTCAAACTTGGCGGGCCAACtgataatttgaaatatatttcacacaCGGAAAGCCCAAGCCTAACAGTCAGTACTTTTGTCAGTGCGTCATTCAGCAGTAGATTTCCATTCATGCAACAATGTGCCACTCACGATTTTCCTTCTGTAGTCCCACACTTTGGCACTCTTGTCGTTGGATGCGGTGTAGATGGTCTGCTTGGATGACCCTGTGACGTCAGAGATCCAGGAGGAGTGACCCTCCAAGGTAGTGATGAGAGGACACGCAGCATCGCTTTGGTTCAGATCCCACACCTTGAGACAGTCATCCTTGGATCCCGACACCAGTATGTCTCTCCCCGTTGGATCATCGGGGTCACGTGGTCCATACCACAGACAGGTTATGTTTCCTTCATGACCTTGGCATCAGAATAACAACGAAGTTCACTGATATCATTATGGTGATTAGCCAAGAATCAAAGGCAATTACCGGTTCAGGTCTACAGTGAGACAGTAAACGGTCTTTAAGTCAACTCTTACGCCCGGCTCTTATACGTCATGGATATGTACGCAGTCTAACTCCAtaaaaattctgataatttggGGAGTGGTCCAAAGCGGGGTTCAAAGCTTTTAGTAGAAGAAAACATAGCACTGCCAATTCTGGCAAATATGGTACGTGCAATATGCAGTAAGGTATGTATATGCTTTGATTTGTCACACAGCGAAATACCAAAATTTCGGTAGCTATGGATTGCCAAGTGATAAGTGGACGTCATCAATACAACACAGAACATCGGTCAGAAATGTTAACTGAATAAATCTTTGgtaaccaaaagaaaattaacaaaTGAATAAACTAAGTGTAATCTAAGTGTCTAAGAATAAACTAAGTGTACTTTATCAAATTGGATTGATTAGTGATCAAGTGgaaatacaaaatcaaagacaTATAATGCAGTACAATAAGTGTATTACAATTCCGAGTGCGTGACTGCATAGGGTGTTCGTGTAAAGTTTATCAGATTAATAAGCGTGGAAATAAACTAGCAATACATGTGGTGAATGAAAAACTTACATTTTTTTATAAGAATATTAACGTCTTACAACAACTATAAACGGTTATAAAGTATAAAACACTTGTGTGAATACGTACCATGGCATACTATCACAGCTGCGTGTTGTTCAATGTCCCAAACACGCACCGAAAAATCCTCCGAACCTGACGCAATCAGCTTGTTAGTCAGCGCAAGCAGACAAGAAATTCCTTTCCGATGTCCTTCCAGGAGTCCTTGAGGTGCAGCCGGCTTCTCTGTGTACTTGCAGATTTTGATAATGCCATCTTTTCCTCCTGTAACTATGGAGCTCGCGGATTTGATATGAGCAAACGCCTTCACCTCACCTGCTCCGTGGGCTTCGATGCTGTGCAGGCACTCCTTGGATTCAACGGACCAGTGCCTGATGAAACCATCCTGGCAGACCGAAAAAAGTTCCGTTGCTGTTTCGAAGCAGACAAATCTGACATTCTCCGGATGTTCCAGTGTAGCTGTTAGCGTTCCGTCATTTAGATCCCACATGTACACATTCGTTCCTTTCTCGGATCCAGCTGTCGCCACACTGTCATCACTGCTGATCTGAAAGGAGCTGAGAGCAAAGTCATCGCCCGTCTCCAGTCGCAACAAGCACTCTCCGCTCGTGAGTTCAAAGAAGCCCAACGTCTGACAACCAAATATGACATGCTTATTGCTATGACTCAAAGATAGAGAAATTTTCCCCGAAGCTTTAGCTGACCCTCCGACTTGCAGCGTGTGGACAAGCTCTGCTGTTGCCACGTCCCAGACATTCGCCATGGGTTTTCCTGAACCATCTTTGCACACGGTCACCAGAGTATCGGCAGACGTTGTGCATGCGACGGCTTCCACCCTGGATGGGTGACCAGCAAGCGATGTCTTCAGCTGCCCTCCTGGTGGGATTAGGCATGCTCCGCGAGGAATGATCAAAGGTTTGTCGGTCTGTTGGACCCACAATTTGGCTCCGTGAATGAGTCGATCAAGATTTGGGTACATTTCTACAAAGTCTGCAATTCGCCCTATTAACTGCCCTGCTAGGGAGAATGGGTCTTCTTTTAGGTTACTTCCACAAAGGTACATAGCATCGATCAAGAGAGCACTTTCTTCATCATATTCCTTGAAATCATTGATGACGTTAATGAAAGACAGGGCTCTCAACTTCGTCAAAATCCATTCAAAGTTGTACATGATGTGCTCTACCAATCCTTCAGGAACGTTGCCATTCTGCTTAGAATAAGTCAGATGGTACGGCAGCTCTTGGAGCTTCCTGATATTGAAGACATCGTCACCGTACATGAGGGGTTGCGGCGCTACTTGGCGGTCGGCGTCTGGGAAATCCTTGTGGCGCCTTTCTAGCCTTATTGGTTTGATGGCTCCATTACTGTACTCCCCAAGAAACATGTCTGCAAGCAGGCCATGCCGCGACTCTTTGGTTTCTGCATCACCTAGATACCGTCTGTTGGCAGTTTCAATGAACTGGCGATGATACCATGCAAGAACAGTCTTCCCACCAGCTTGTCGCTCCACAACAAACTCGGAAATGTCGTATCGCAACCGTTTCCAAACGGAGGAAGGAATGCGGACGACACCCGTAACTGGTGGATCCCAGTATTGGTACACATCGTTCAGGACCTTGTCATCACAAGAGAGAACGTCCTCCATTTCTGCTTCTGTGAGTCCACTCTTTCCTGCAGTCAGGTATCCAAGGGCATGGGAGACAAAGATTTCTCCGTGGCGATCTTCAAGATCTTTATAAAGATATGTGATTGCCTCGACAACGTCTCCCGGAAGCTCGATGTCCCCTATTTTCTTGTACGATGGCCATGTCGCAAACTCCTCGAAGAGCAACTTCAGGAACAGAGGTCGCGGACACTTGTTGAAAACTGCCGAAACCGCATCGATCTGCTCCTGGGAGAGTTTCCTCTTTCTGCTCTCGAGCCAGCCACCAATGATCGTGATGGCAGTGTCCTGGGGGATAGCTTCGACTGCAACGTACGCCATTGGGTCCGTGAGAGTCATACGAATATTACCAAGGCAATTGTGCTCTTTCGGCAGCATGGAGACCACGATGTAAGTGTTCTCTGGGAGGATCTTGAGCAACCAGTTCATCTTATGtgcgttgttgttgtcgttgagCTGATCTATGCTGTCGAAAAGCAGCAGCAAGGGCTTGTCCTTTGATGGAAGACGTCTTATCAGTGCGTTGAAGACCTGAACCAGTTCGGAGAAGTCTCGCATGTGATTACCATGAGGAGGTTTCTCTCCATACGCAAAGCAGATCTAAATGGATGGAACCGATAAGACAAGATACACATTTAAGGGAGAAAATGTCGATAAAAATGCATGTATTGCGAGAATCTCAGACAGATGTAAATTTATAGACACTGTTATTCAGCTTTCACGCAGGATTTATATTCACGAAGCTATCGGCCTCGCGCGCCATGCTCAACTAAATGATATTTTATTATGACAAGTATACATAATAGCATTGATTTTAAGggcattttttatatcattggCACGATGAATCTCAACTCCGTGCAAAGATTGGAGGAGCTTGCCCAGAGGGTCGTAACGTGGTCATAGCATAGAGATGAGATCTCGAGGGACGACAATTCCAACAGTGCCTCAAATGAAACTAGTCCACATCTGTTTAATACACggaatgaaaatacattgtaaatcaaATTCACTTGGTTGATCGAGATCACGCCGGCCAATTCACACATCAGACGCTGCCATACAGACGTTCCAAGCATTGCGATGCGTACGTACCTCACAAGTACCTAACAAAAAGCAGTTGGTTCATATACCATTTGGCTGCAAGTAATTATTGAATTCATGTCCCCGATTTCAACTTATCAGAATCGAGGATtcgaagagcttgcttccaaaagacGCTATTAATGATAGTTGTAGCGCTTTTTGgaagcaaactcttcatatacatacGTAATtacgtatatacatgtataaaatgtatatatatatatatatatatatatatgagtgtgtgtggaccaaatttgcgatatatgaaaaacaaactaAGTTTATTTACATTATGTCACTGGAGAAAAACAAACCTGTGCAAACATGCTCTGGATGGTGGTAAGTATCGAGGAACTCCTTGCCGATGTGCCAAGGAATCGCAGCACCACCACACAGTTCTTCCCCAGCCATTGTTTGGCGAGCTTGGCGACCATGGCCATCACGGACGTCTTACCGGACCCTGAGACACCGTGCACCACGATGGGCTTACAAGAGTTGCCCTGGCAGTAGGACCGGATGGAAGACAGGACCTCTTCTCTGCCGTGAAAGTCCCTGTAGGAGCGAGAATTGACCGTGAGAGTTTGCCAGCCAAAACGGGTCTAGAGTCTCATACCGAATGACAGTGCACTCCTATTATTATAACGAAGTTTTTCGGATCGGCGGTTTTCTTCCGTTATTTCCAAATTTCGCTGATAGCCGAACAGTACACTATGTAAATATTATATTCATGTAATTATGTAGACTCTGGAGACCTGAATTCTTACTCCATTGTAACGAGAATTCCCGTTATACCCGTGCTCGAGTCGTTATTAACGGTCCGAGTGCACCGTAGTTCACGTCAAGTGAAAATGACGCAAAATAGATCAAAGCAAAACATTGACAGTTAAATAGAAGTTCTTtgagggttgttgttgttttttttattcaaattcccGCATATCACTTGAAACACAATATACTCGCCAGTACATTACACACAATCATGATTGTCATCATAAGCCAATTAAGTGCACACGAGTAGAAGAAACGTATAAGTTTACCGCATTATTTCACGATTTCGCGTCGCGGACAGCAGGTTACACTTCAACGGGTGTAGGGCAaataccccggacccttcccctgaccctaatcctaaccctgaACCTAatcataaccctaacccaaactctaaccgtaaacctaatcctaaccctaatctttactggAACCTTATCATTAACCAGtattttgcgggggggggggggggggggggggcaattgccctcgggggtaattgccctgatacgcttCAACATGTTATGAAAAGAAAGCTTATGGTCACTTTAACTCACTTGCACTTCGTTTTCGAAAACGATGCATGATGCAGTAGTTCCTGGTAGAGCGTCGATATCATGGGGATAACGCACCCCCTTGACTTTCGACCTTCCAGTCTCTTCTCTATCATGGCCTTTATCCTGCCCTCAAAGACGCTGCTCATCTCTGCCAGGTATGAGGCATGCTCTGGACAGTTGGTCGGGTCCAAGCCGTTGACGCTCCACGGCACGGTGTACCTGTGCAGGGCCTCGGAAGGTACCGCGCCCTGTATGAACTCGGTTTTCAGTTTCGCCATTAGTTCTCGATTCAACTCGTTGTAACTTGTAGTCCCGGCTTCCCTGAGGGAGAGAAGAGATATACGGGAatacaaaatttgatgcaaaaagaTCGTTACATAAGATGTAAATCGCAAAATCTAAATAACGCGAAGACTTTACACCTCACACAAGGGCATATTCTTTACTAGTGTTGAGTGAGAATTTCAGCTTCTGCTGTTTGGACGTTGctttttttcgaaaaaaaaaacctgcatgGAACTATAAtgtcaaaataaaatgtgtcGATCACCGTAAGTAAAGTATCACGAATTATCGCGCAAGTCACGTACAACATGACTTATTGTAGCGAATATCCATCGACAACAGCACAACAAAATTGGCCCTTACAAAATGATTGTAATGACGATAGGCATTTCGTGAGAAACTTTCTGAAAACGCACTTTAGTATCTGGACTGCCCTAAAAAGTATTCTTAAGACAGAACTTGCGCGGGAAGACAAACATGGAATTAGACTTACGGACACGGACATATTGATAAGAAATATAAAGGGTACGGTTTACACTTTCTTTCCGCTGCCTATGGCAGAAAACTGTACATCACTTATTTCCATTACTTATATCTTGGTAATAAACGTAGTATTCCGTCTTAACAATACCGCCACAGAAATGGCATGTGTCTTTTTTAATCGATTCTCTAAGGCGATCATGGAATAACATTCACGTTACCGTGGATATAATTTCGCATTAagaacaaaaaatggaaaaaaaagctGTTTGCGATTGAAGATGATACAGGAATACGTACTCGTCCGTCATCAGGTCAACGAACTTTGATATGGTGCCTCTCTGCTCAAAGGAGGGTTCCAATCCCGTGAATTCCCGGATGAAGAAAAGACATGATTCCGAAATGTTGCCATTGCCCTCAATCCCATGCCGAATTTCTTCCTCGGTCACTGAAAAAGCAAAACGATACAAcacgtttgtttgttagtttctttgtttgtatgtgtgtttgtttttattcttacaAACCTCTCCTGGTTGTCAAAATAATGGAAAGTATCTTCATGCAACGacaattcatatttttaatttcgTTGCGTCAGTCACTGATTAATCAATTTCTGCAGCATAATGATAATTAAACTTGctattgtttttgcataatattctcttcaacagaaaaaaaaaaagatacggTGAAGACGACATCTTCGCTAAGCAGTTTAGCAACATTAAAGATTCATTACACTGTGTCTATACAGCTCTCGTCTCACTATCCACATTTAAGCCGCGCATCTGCGCATCGTCGAGACAGGCATTTAATTCTCATTCTTCAAAATCACGTTGATATATCCCCGACTATGTTACTCCGGTATATATAACTGATATATACATGAAGCTGAGAGCTCCAAGAAGTacaaggtagcgcgcgcgcTATACGACGCATACTACAAAATCCCCGTTCCCGTGTTTCTAACTGACCTGACATGATGAATGGGTGCATTTCTTCAGCGCTGTAGATGCCGGCCTCGGTGGCGAGACGCGCCGCCTCGTCGAAGGCCTTCCGCATCTTGTCGAACATCGCCCACCACGTGTTCCTAGCTGCCTCCTGTTTCTCTGGGTCTGTGGAGTCGTAGTACTCAATCAGGTGCTTCGTGATCGGCTGCAGGGTGTAGACGGGCGGCACGGCGTTCGTATCCTGCAGGTACCACTTCTTGACGAGGTCGACCACATCTGCATCGACGACGTCGGCATGCTCTAACATGATCCCCAAGAGCTTTTCGAAAGTTGTGGATTCGACGTTGGCATTAAGAGGACGGTAACCGTATTTGTCGCCGAGGAAACCctttcaaagaaataaaaatcaagtgaTTTATATTTGATTTACTTCATGGAATAATCTACTGGCAATTATAATTGGGGGTAATTTCAGTCGAACATTTTGCTTTGGAACCGGGCGCATTCCAGTAAAGTTTACGTTTGAAAGCTTCTTCTACAAATACTCACCACGAGATAGGGACCCTGCGACATGCGCTTACATCGGTCTATTTCGGCGAGGCAGAGAGCGGAGGTCAAGTGGTCAGCCGTGGCGCTGTCTCGCACGCCCCACCTCATGTCCACCACCTCGAATTCGAGTCCCCGCGTCTGGCAGAATCGCCGCAGTTCCGGGAACACTTCTCGGATCAG
The DNA window shown above is from Diadema setosum chromosome 22, eeDiaSeto1, whole genome shotgun sequence and carries:
- the LOC140245138 gene encoding NACHT domain- and WD repeat-containing protein 1-like; translated protein: MADESLPGFSALVQGETEDLPEQESNIVRIFMSSTFTDMKEERNKLIREVFPELRRFCQTRGLEFEVVDMRWGVRDSATADHLTSALCLAEIDRCKRMSQGPYLVGFLGDKYGYRPLNANVESTTFEKLLGIMLEHADVVDADVVDLVKKWYLQDTNAVPPVYTLQPITKHLIEYYDSTDPEKQEAARNTWWAMFDKMRKAFDEAARLATEAGIYSAEEMHPFIMSVTEEEIRHGIEGNGNISESCLFFIREFTGLEPSFEQRGTISKFVDLMTDEEAGTTSYNELNRELMAKLKTEFIQGAVPSEALHRYTVPWSVNGLDPTNCPEHASYLAEMSSVFEGRIKAMIEKRLEGRKSRGCVIPMISTLYQELLHHASFSKTKCKDFHGREEVLSSIRSYCQGNSCKPIVVHGVSGSGKTSVMAMVAKLAKQWLGKNCVVVLRFLGTSARSSSILTTIQSMFAQICFAYGEKPPHGNHMRDFSELVQVFNALIRRLPSKDKPLLLLFDSIDQLNDNNNAHKMNWLLKILPENTYIVVSMLPKEHNCLGNIRMTLTDPMAYVAVEAIPQDTAITIIGGWLESRKRKLSQEQIDAVSAVFNKCPRPLFLKLLFEEFATWPSYKKIGDIELPGDVVEAITYLYKDLEDRHGEIFVSHALGYLTAGKSGLTEAEMEDVLSCDDKVLNDVYQYWDPPVTGVVRIPSSVWKRLRYDISEFVVERQAGGKTVLAWYHRQFIETANRRYLGDAETKESRHGLLADMFLGEYSNGAIKPIRLERRHKDFPDADRQVAPQPLMYGDDVFNIRKLQELPYHLTYSKQNGNVPEGLVEHIMYNFEWILTKLRALSFINVINDFKEYDEESALLIDAMYLCGSNLKEDPFSLAGQLIGRIADFVEMYPNLDRLIHGAKLWVQQTDKPLIIPRGACLIPPGGQLKTSLAGHPSRVEAVACTTSADTLVTVCKDGSGKPMANVWDVATAELVHTLQVGGSAKASGKISLSLSHSNKHVIFGCQTLGFFELTSGECLLRLETGDDFALSSFQISSDDSVATAGSEKGTNVYMWDLNDGTLTATLEHPENVRFVCFETATELFSVCQDGFIRHWSVESKECLHSIEAHGAGEVKAFAHIKSASSIVTGGKDGIIKICKYTEKPAAPQGLLEGHRKGISCLLALTNKLIASGSEDFSVRVWDIEQHAAVIVCHGHEGNITCLWYGPRDPDDPTGRDILVSGSKDDCLKVWDLNQSDAACPLITTLEGHSSWISDVTGSSKQTIYTASNDKSAKVWDYRRKIVMKRERHNGHAYGLTLAPDKSTAVTSGKEDSVKFWNFASCEVFRQEVGFVYTFLISRDGKKLIGGLKEEGVVRVWDLDQTGQSDPPFDLQEHKKGILCMALGRDDEVVTGSKDMMVKVLKLDNKSCRLTLEGHEGSVELVDTAMQGEDIFIVSGDSTGMLRIWNYDTGECLLSAKEQEIAVRCLAVCNNGRYAATGIGNTCLLWSLQGDSMGKVVKRLTIHTAEVICVGFTNDGKRIVSGSHTGQNQLHVWNFLEDDDSKDHFLEGHNHAIMDLHISDDDQYLLTASRDCTLKAWHLPTEELVASFDSKSQIKKFDMALAANDHYRIAAENKSGTILLLDLLLQDADRSDESAGDSSMSSAAIAGEAQANQSGDNGTALRGGKGNPQRSKTQMDKAGSSSESSGDQGETKKSRRKKSALCLVY